Proteins encoded in a region of the Zea mays cultivar B73 chromosome 2, Zm-B73-REFERENCE-NAM-5.0, whole genome shotgun sequence genome:
- the LOC100286265 gene encoding Probable calcium-binding protein CML36, with amino-acid sequence MKLSMPFFGSSSSSSGKKRKGSKTGGSSSFVSTASSSSSDECASPSAVTTTPRTVLQSQPSAPNPKPPAVVAAAVTREDLEVALRRVVRSEDELAAVLAEAEAAGLAPEQAASAEAEDEAELRDAFAVFDADGDGRISAEELRAVLAALGDAACSVEDCRRMIGRVDGDGDGFVCFHDFSRMMMQGA; translated from the coding sequence ATGAAGCTGAGCATGCCTTTCTTCggctcgtcttcctcctcctccggcAAGAAGAGGAAGGGGTCAAAGACCGGCGGCTCCTCTTCCTTCGTCTCCAccgcgtcgtcgtcctcgtccgacGAGTGCGCATCGCCGTCAGCCGTCACGACGACGCCACGCACCGTCCTCCAATCCCAGCCGTCCGCCCCCAACCCGAAGCCTCCGGCGGTAGTAGCCGCCGCCGTGACGCGGGAGGACCTGGAGGTGGCGCTGCGCCGGGTGGTCCGCAGCGAGGACGAGCTGGCCGCGGTGCTGGCCGAGGCGGAGGCCGCCGGGCTCGCGCCCGAGCAGGCCGCGTCCGCGGAGGCGGAGGACGAGGCCGAGCTCCGCGACGCGTTCGCGGTGTTCGACGCGGACGGCGACGGCAGGATCTCCGCGGAGGAGCTCCGCGCCGTGCTCGCCGCGCTCGGCGACGCCGCCTGCTCCGTCGAGGACTGCCGCCGCATGATCGGCCGCGTCGACGGCGATGGCGACGGCTTCGTCTGCTTCCACGACTTCTCGCGCATGATGATGCAGGGGGCGTGA